Proteins encoded within one genomic window of Acidithiobacillus sp. AMEEHan:
- a CDS encoding glycoside hydrolase family protein: MIQRIESTRTAQRKAVLVALSSVAFLFQTLDAQAMNCRLAQTPTEKAICSDPELKLLDARLGRDYAALKSAFQNSSSHACVLPAEAARQTEWLAKRDACGANAACLKKAYEERLTALGVYARACVACASPTTPVASTTGPTSSDAKKCEPISTTNNQREIEAYNKSHFVVSESGKVAIRHYEGMVNCLYEDSVGLATVGIGHLIEPRGSIKGLPTRAPKEWEKYRSGVTDEQALTDMDDDIKTRIKEYANKQIKVKLTTCQMDALMSFFFNLGPGISSIYNLLNKCDWKGVANKMKEYNKAGNKVNQGLVDRRKGEADLFLECKYPESSFGRKTCCDYSATINSKKQTFKAKCKSSCKPGGSCYGL, translated from the coding sequence ATGATTCAGCGGATAGAGAGCACACGCACAGCACAACGCAAGGCGGTGCTCGTCGCCCTAAGTAGCGTTGCCTTTCTTTTCCAGACATTGGACGCGCAGGCGATGAACTGTAGGCTAGCACAAACGCCCACGGAAAAGGCTATCTGTTCTGACCCGGAGCTGAAACTCCTGGATGCACGCCTCGGTCGCGACTATGCGGCTTTGAAAAGCGCATTCCAAAATTCAAGCAGTCACGCTTGCGTGCTACCCGCTGAAGCCGCCAGACAGACGGAGTGGCTCGCAAAAAGAGATGCCTGTGGTGCAAATGCGGCGTGCCTAAAAAAGGCGTATGAGGAGCGACTGACAGCGCTAGGTGTTTACGCAAGGGCGTGTGTAGCTTGCGCCTCACCGACTACACCTGTAGCGTCTACCACTGGCCCAACGAGCTCCGACGCAAAAAAATGTGAGCCGATAAGTACCACAAACAATCAAAGGGAAATCGAGGCATACAACAAAAGCCACTTTGTCGTGTCTGAATCAGGAAAAGTAGCGATACGGCATTACGAGGGCATGGTTAATTGCTTGTACGAAGACTCTGTAGGTCTTGCAACCGTGGGCATAGGTCACCTGATTGAACCTCGAGGGAGTATAAAAGGATTACCTACCAGAGCTCCGAAGGAATGGGAGAAGTATCGCAGCGGAGTTACCGATGAGCAGGCTTTAACGGACATGGACGACGATATAAAGACGAGGATTAAAGAATACGCAAACAAACAAATAAAGGTAAAACTTACAACGTGCCAAATGGACGCATTGATGAGTTTCTTTTTCAATTTAGGCCCAGGTATATCTTCTATTTACAACCTTTTAAATAAATGTGATTGGAAAGGCGTAGCAAACAAGATGAAAGAGTACAATAAAGCGGGTAATAAAGTTAACCAAGGACTGGTAGACAGAAGAAAAGGTGAGGCAGATCTGTTTTTGGAATGTAAGTACCCGGAATCATCATTCGGAAGAAAAACGTGTTGCGATTATTCCGCAACAATAAATAGCAAAAAACAGACTTTCAAAGCCAAATGTAAAAGCTCGTGCAAACCTGGAGGATCGTGCTATGGCCTGTAA